A genomic stretch from Edaphobacter aggregans includes:
- a CDS encoding DUF2490 domain-containing protein, with translation MRNRLRKFVIATGLICCCLPAIAQVDQFLPEINFYSKLSSGTRIQLQAKQTREGGEPVQAEVGPSVDFYLRPLIRLAKATKFDLDDAKSRPLVLSVGYRYLSEGDGGVPTNRLMPVATSRFPLSTRVVLTTRNRFDLDWKGGVFTWRYRNRLQVEGPVAIGSYHLTPYASVEPFYQSQYGKWSETAIYAGCILPIRKHVQLDPYYEHQNQTGKSPNEQLNQLGLILNLYF, from the coding sequence ATGAGGAATAGACTGCGGAAATTCGTGATTGCGACTGGGCTGATTTGTTGCTGCTTGCCGGCGATTGCGCAGGTAGATCAGTTTCTGCCTGAGATAAATTTTTATTCCAAGCTGAGTTCCGGTACGCGAATTCAATTACAGGCGAAACAGACGCGTGAAGGCGGTGAGCCGGTTCAGGCTGAGGTGGGACCGAGCGTCGATTTTTACCTTCGTCCCCTGATACGGCTGGCCAAGGCTACGAAGTTCGATCTGGATGATGCAAAATCGCGGCCATTGGTGTTATCGGTTGGGTATCGCTACCTGTCGGAGGGCGATGGCGGGGTGCCAACGAACAGGCTGATGCCAGTTGCGACTTCCCGCTTTCCGTTGTCGACGAGGGTTGTGCTGACTACCAGGAATCGGTTCGACCTGGACTGGAAGGGCGGGGTTTTCACGTGGCGGTATCGCAACCGGCTTCAGGTGGAAGGGCCAGTCGCGATTGGTTCTTATCACCTGACGCCGTATGCAAGTGTTGAGCCCTTCTACCAGAGCCAGTATGGGAAATGGAGCGAGACTGCTATCTATGCCGGCTGTATTTTGCCGATAAGAAAACACGTTCAGCTCGACCCTTACTATGAACATCAAAACCAGACGGGCAAGAGTCCCAATGAGCAGCTCAATCAGCTTGGTTTGATTCTTAATCTTTACTTCTAG
- the rpmE gene encoding 50S ribosomal protein L31 produces MPKAGIHPKYDTITVKCACGTHFETRSTHKGDIVLEICSACHPFFTGKQKLVDTAGRVERFRRKFAKSDAGKAEAAK; encoded by the coding sequence ATGCCGAAAGCAGGAATCCACCCGAAGTACGACACCATCACCGTCAAGTGCGCCTGCGGTACTCACTTTGAGACCCGCTCCACGCACAAGGGCGACATCGTCCTCGAAATCTGCTCCGCCTGCCACCCGTTCTTCACCGGCAAGCAGAAGCTGGTCGACACCGCAGGACGCGTCGAGCGCTTCCGCCGCAAGTTCGCCAAGTCCGACGCCGGCAAGGCAGAAGCCGCAAAGTAA
- the tldD gene encoding metalloprotease TldD, whose amino-acid sequence MTIPAPDHKRYFIEKLGLSERLMERCLGEALSAGGDYADLYFESVTSTSLGIDESLVKSASQGISVGCGIRVVSGERTGYAYTDDLSSDRLLRAARTAALIASGPAKELMSGFRHTEATSLYPIAGATSDAEIAAKLALIERADKAARAYDPRITQVRAGFSDELRRILIAASDGTFASDTQPLARLNVFVIAKDAAGNNGAGSTARGTSGGGGRVTMDFFESAGGPGETDKSPEHFAREAARTAILQLNAIEAPAGEMEVVLGPGWPGVLLHEAVGHGLEADFNRKKTSAFAGLIGQQVASSKVTVVDNGRMPNRRGSINVDDEGNPTQENVLIENGILKGYLSDKLSSRLMGTPNTGSGRRESYHHIPMPRMTNTYMLNGDDMPEDIIKSVKRGLYAVNFGGGQVDITNGKFVFSASEAYLIEDGKVTSPVKGATLIGNGPEALKYVSMVGNDLALDEGIGTCGKSGQSVPVGVGMPTIKLDRMTVGGTGQ is encoded by the coding sequence ATGACAATTCCCGCCCCGGACCACAAACGCTATTTCATCGAGAAACTCGGTCTCTCCGAACGCCTGATGGAACGCTGTCTGGGCGAAGCCCTCTCCGCAGGCGGCGACTACGCCGACCTCTATTTCGAATCAGTCACTTCCACATCCCTCGGCATCGACGAATCCCTAGTCAAATCGGCCTCCCAGGGCATCTCCGTAGGCTGCGGCATCCGCGTCGTCTCCGGCGAGCGCACCGGCTACGCCTACACCGACGACCTTTCCTCTGATCGCCTCCTCCGCGCCGCCCGTACCGCAGCCCTCATCGCAAGTGGGCCAGCCAAAGAGCTTATGTCCGGCTTCCGCCACACCGAAGCCACTTCGCTCTACCCCATCGCCGGAGCCACCTCCGACGCCGAAATCGCCGCCAAACTCGCCCTCATCGAACGAGCCGACAAAGCCGCCCGCGCCTACGACCCCCGCATCACCCAGGTCCGCGCCGGCTTCTCCGACGAGCTCCGCCGCATCCTCATCGCCGCATCCGACGGCACCTTCGCCTCCGACACCCAGCCCCTCGCGCGCCTCAACGTCTTCGTCATCGCCAAGGACGCCGCAGGCAACAACGGCGCCGGAAGCACCGCCCGAGGCACCAGCGGCGGGGGCGGCCGCGTCACCATGGACTTCTTCGAAAGCGCCGGCGGCCCCGGAGAAACAGACAAGTCTCCCGAGCACTTCGCCCGCGAAGCCGCTCGCACCGCCATCCTCCAGCTCAACGCCATCGAAGCCCCCGCCGGCGAGATGGAAGTCGTCCTCGGCCCCGGCTGGCCCGGCGTCCTCCTCCACGAAGCCGTAGGCCACGGCCTCGAAGCCGACTTCAACCGCAAAAAAACCTCAGCCTTCGCCGGACTCATCGGCCAGCAGGTCGCGTCCAGCAAAGTCACCGTAGTCGACAACGGCCGCATGCCCAACCGCCGCGGTTCCATCAACGTTGACGACGAAGGCAACCCCACCCAGGAGAACGTCCTCATCGAGAACGGCATCCTGAAAGGTTATTTGTCAGACAAGCTCTCCTCGCGCCTCATGGGCACGCCCAACACCGGCTCCGGACGCCGCGAGAGCTACCACCACATCCCCATGCCGCGCATGACCAACACCTACATGCTCAACGGCGACGACATGCCCGAAGACATCATCAAGTCCGTCAAGCGCGGCCTCTACGCCGTCAACTTCGGCGGCGGCCAGGTCGACATCACCAACGGCAAATTCGTCTTCTCCGCCTCCGAGGCCTATCTCATCGAAGACGGCAAAGTTACCAGCCCCGTCAAAGGCGCGACCTTGATCGGCAACGGCCCCGAGGCATTGAAATACGTGTCGATGGTCGGCAACGACCTCGCACTCGACGAGGGCATCGGCACCTGCGGCAAATCCGGCCAGTCCGTACCGGTCGGCGTAGGCATGCCCACAATCAAGCTCGACCGCATGACGGTCGGAGGAACAGGACAATAA
- a CDS encoding TldD/PmbA family protein: MPTETKTDLQQLASEVLTRALKAGATDAEAVVYEGDEFNAKVRLGQVETLKESGSRAVGLRVFIGQRTASTSSSDFSTDSIERLVDGAITLAKITSEDPFAGLPEREEFGQLTGDLKLYFDDVNEQPPAERIEIARRAEAAAMAYDTRIQNSGGADFEAATSHKILMNSRGFTGEYRRSYCGFSAVPIAIDDKGGMQRNYWYSNSRSASKLESPEEIGQEAARRTLSRLGARQVKTQKAPVVFSPEISRSIIGNIFDAANGDAIYRHATFFADMLGQQVAGENVTVIDDGTLIHRFEDGASIGGFGTSPFDGEGLPSRRTVLVENGILKNYAMNTYTARKLGMKSTGNASRGLAGNPGIGAGNFYLEPGTLRPDEIIGDVQSGLYVTETMGFGVNLVTGDYSQGASGVWIENGELTYPVEEITIAGNLKDMYRNIVAIGNDLVFRGSSAAPTIRVEGMTIAGA; this comes from the coding sequence ATGCCCACCGAAACAAAGACCGACCTCCAGCAGCTAGCCTCCGAAGTCCTCACCCGAGCCCTCAAGGCCGGAGCCACCGACGCCGAAGCCGTCGTCTACGAAGGCGACGAGTTCAACGCCAAGGTCCGTCTCGGCCAGGTCGAAACCCTCAAAGAATCCGGCTCCCGCGCCGTTGGCCTCCGCGTCTTTATCGGCCAGCGTACCGCCAGCACCTCCTCCTCCGACTTCTCCACCGACTCCATCGAGCGCCTCGTCGACGGCGCAATCACACTCGCAAAGATCACCAGCGAAGACCCCTTCGCCGGCCTTCCCGAGCGCGAAGAATTCGGCCAACTCACAGGCGACCTCAAGCTCTACTTCGACGACGTCAACGAGCAGCCCCCAGCCGAGCGCATCGAGATCGCCCGCCGCGCCGAAGCCGCCGCCATGGCCTACGACACCCGCATCCAGAACTCCGGCGGCGCAGACTTCGAGGCCGCCACATCGCACAAGATCCTCATGAACTCCCGCGGCTTCACCGGCGAGTATCGCCGCTCCTACTGTGGCTTCTCCGCCGTCCCCATCGCCATCGACGACAAAGGCGGCATGCAGCGCAACTACTGGTACTCGAACTCGCGCTCAGCCAGCAAGCTCGAATCTCCCGAAGAGATCGGCCAGGAAGCAGCCCGCCGCACCCTAAGCCGCCTCGGCGCACGGCAAGTAAAAACCCAGAAGGCCCCCGTAGTCTTCTCGCCCGAAATCTCCCGCTCCATCATCGGCAACATCTTCGACGCAGCCAACGGCGACGCCATCTACCGCCACGCCACCTTTTTCGCCGACATGCTCGGCCAACAGGTCGCAGGCGAAAACGTCACCGTCATCGACGACGGCACCCTCATCCATCGCTTCGAGGATGGAGCAAGCATCGGCGGCTTCGGCACCTCGCCCTTCGACGGCGAAGGCCTCCCTTCGCGCCGCACCGTCCTCGTCGAAAACGGCATCCTCAAGAACTACGCCATGAACACCTACACCGCCCGCAAGCTAGGCATGAAGTCCACCGGCAACGCCTCCCGCGGCCTCGCCGGCAACCCCGGCATAGGCGCCGGAAACTTCTACCTCGAACCCGGAACACTCCGCCCCGACGAGATCATCGGCGACGTCCAGAGTGGCCTCTACGTCACCGAGACCATGGGCTTCGGCGTCAACCTCGTGACAGGCGATTACTCACAAGGCGCCAGTGGCGTCTGGATCGAAAACGGAGAACTAACCTACCCCGTCGAAGAGATCACCATAGCCGGCAACCTCAAGGACATGTACCGCAACATCGTAGCCATAGGCAACGACCTCGTCTTCCGAGGCTCCAGCGCTGCCCCCACCATCCGCGTAGAAGGCATGACCATAGCCGGAGCCTGA
- a CDS encoding YfiT family bacillithiol transferase translates to MALTVVDARYPIGKFEIPETITPDDRLAAIASLADLPEQLRNAVEGMDSGRLNTPYRDGGWTVRQLVHHIADSHMNAFIRVRFALTEDWPTIKTYDEDAWALLRDSTAPVEWSLELIESLHARWVMLLQSLNEEQWKRGFHHPEYGAMSVELTTVVYAWHSRHHVAHITHLRSKEGW, encoded by the coding sequence ATGGCGCTGACGGTGGTGGACGCAAGGTATCCGATTGGCAAGTTTGAGATACCGGAGACAATTACACCAGATGACCGGCTAGCCGCGATCGCATCGCTGGCTGATCTGCCCGAGCAGTTGCGCAATGCAGTGGAAGGGATGGATTCCGGGCGACTGAATACGCCGTATCGCGACGGCGGATGGACGGTACGGCAACTGGTTCACCATATCGCGGACAGTCACATGAATGCGTTTATCCGGGTCCGGTTTGCGCTGACGGAAGACTGGCCGACGATCAAAACGTATGACGAGGATGCTTGGGCGCTGCTGCGGGATTCGACGGCTCCGGTAGAGTGGTCGCTGGAACTGATTGAGAGTTTGCATGCGCGTTGGGTGATGCTGCTGCAGTCGCTGAACGAGGAGCAGTGGAAGCGGGGATTCCACCATCCGGAGTATGGGGCAATGTCGGTGGAGTTGACGACGGTTGTATATGCGTGGCACTCGCGGCATCATGTGGCGCATATTACGCATCTGCGCTCGAAGGAAGGCTGGTAG
- a CDS encoding family 16 glycosylhydrolase — MTIRLLGALLVVVLLPVHGSSQPDAAKWKLVWSDEFNEADGTGPDSAKWGFDLGGGGWGNKELESYTSRLVNVQQKGGNLVITALKEDYTGADGVERPYTSARIKTKGLFSQAYGRVEARMQLPLGKGIWPAFWMLGDDIGSVGWPKAGEIDIMENIGEAGRVYSTLHGPGYSGAGGISANYNLPAGEAVNDGFHVYAVEWSPNKIRFYFDDKLIAERTPADLPAGAKWVYDHPFFLILNVAVGGAWPGNPDEGTVFPQQMLVDYVRVYEARP, encoded by the coding sequence ATGACGATACGGTTGCTCGGTGCGCTGCTGGTTGTGGTTTTGTTGCCGGTTCATGGGAGTTCTCAGCCGGATGCTGCTAAGTGGAAATTGGTGTGGAGTGATGAGTTCAATGAGGCGGATGGGACTGGGCCTGATTCGGCGAAGTGGGGCTTTGATTTGGGTGGTGGAGGATGGGGGAATAAGGAGTTGGAGAGCTACACTTCGAGGCTGGTGAATGTGCAGCAGAAGGGTGGGAATCTTGTCATCACGGCGCTGAAGGAGGACTATACCGGCGCGGATGGTGTGGAGCGGCCATATACGTCGGCTCGGATCAAGACGAAGGGGCTGTTCTCGCAGGCTTATGGGCGGGTCGAGGCGAGAATGCAGCTGCCACTGGGGAAAGGGATTTGGCCGGCGTTCTGGATGCTTGGGGATGATATTGGAAGTGTCGGGTGGCCGAAGGCTGGCGAGATCGACATTATGGAGAATATTGGTGAAGCCGGGAGGGTCTACAGCACGCTGCATGGGCCGGGGTATAGCGGCGCGGGTGGGATTTCGGCGAACTACAACCTGCCTGCTGGTGAGGCGGTGAATGATGGCTTTCATGTGTATGCAGTGGAGTGGTCGCCTAATAAGATCAGGTTTTATTTCGATGACAAGCTGATTGCGGAGAGGACTCCCGCTGATCTGCCTGCGGGTGCGAAGTGGGTTTATGACCATCCGTTCTTTTTGATTTTGAATGTTGCGGTGGGTGGGGCGTGGCCGGGGAATCCGGATGAGGGGACCGTGTTTCCGCAACAGATGCTGGTGGATTATGTGCGGGTGTATGAGGCGCGTCCGTGA
- a CDS encoding ester cyclase — protein MSELGNRVVVQRFLEEVINEGRLEQADEIVAEDFVELDPLPGQRQGREGLKEVIGMLRTAFPDMHWVVDEMIAEGEKVVTRFTWTGTQQGTFMGIPATGRNVVVKGVVIDRIVGGMMTDSRILMDTMGMLQQLGVIPGA, from the coding sequence ATGTCGGAGTTGGGAAACAGGGTAGTTGTTCAGAGATTTTTGGAAGAGGTCATCAACGAGGGACGGTTGGAGCAGGCAGATGAGATCGTCGCCGAGGATTTTGTTGAGCTTGATCCTCTTCCGGGGCAGAGGCAAGGACGCGAGGGTTTGAAGGAAGTTATCGGCATGCTGCGCACGGCGTTTCCGGATATGCATTGGGTGGTGGACGAGATGATCGCCGAAGGGGAGAAGGTCGTCACGCGATTTACGTGGACGGGCACGCAGCAGGGAACGTTTATGGGCATTCCTGCTACTGGTAGGAACGTCGTTGTGAAGGGCGTGGTTATCGACCGCATCGTTGGTGGCATGATGACGGACAGCCGCATTCTGATGGATACGATGGGAATGCTGCAGCAGCTTGGGGTGATTCCCGGGGCTTAG
- a CDS encoding GNAT family N-acetyltransferase, whose translation MGEVRIAESDAEIERCFPVMHQLRPALVAGEFVDRIRTQEAEGYRLAFLEHEGRVVSVAGFRLMTVLWSGRTLYVDDLVTDEAARSKGHGETILIWLMDHARAEGCATFSLDSGTHRREAHAFYFRHGLRISDFHFQRPL comes from the coding sequence ATGGGTGAGGTGAGGATTGCAGAGAGCGACGCGGAGATCGAACGATGCTTCCCGGTGATGCATCAACTGCGGCCTGCACTGGTGGCGGGGGAGTTTGTGGACCGCATCAGGACGCAGGAGGCGGAGGGGTATCGGCTGGCGTTTCTGGAGCATGAGGGCAGGGTGGTGTCGGTCGCCGGATTTCGGTTGATGACTGTGCTGTGGAGTGGCCGGACGCTGTACGTCGACGATCTGGTGACTGATGAGGCGGCACGGTCCAAGGGGCATGGAGAGACGATTCTGATCTGGCTTATGGACCATGCTCGGGCGGAGGGGTGCGCTACGTTCAGCCTGGATTCGGGGACACATCGGCGGGAGGCTCATGCGTTTTATTTTCGGCATGGGCTGAGGATTTCTGATTTTCATTTTCAAAGACCTTTATAG
- a CDS encoding tRNA dihydrouridine synthase: MKKRYTLEQKRWDSPIEHAMPEHSRVPASFTIGNVTIAPATVLAPMAGVTDTVFRRFIKNASQFTPESTSTDVETTQSNQQSGCGLIMTEFTSADGLSRMRETKRKRYLTYYDDEHPISAQLFGSNPETLADSARIVQDAGFDLVDLNLGCPAKRVVACNGGSGLLRDLPQIERIFKAIRSAVTIPFTVKFRMGWNDHHIVCVELAKLAEDNGLNACALHARTREDGYTGQARWEYIAAVKDAVNIPVIGNGDIRTPEDAAAMVEATHCDAVMIGRTAPANPWIFRQIAQYTASKEATGIGTYDIPTNEDRYRMIRTYFQMLVDEIAIEEAAEAARAAAIEASGQIARDQRHRDCVGKMKQFASWFTHGVPGGGALRKQIFESKNGPAVLDAIERFFEAQSHNAESENAAMEPDESLLTSAAYCD, from the coding sequence ATGAAGAAGCGCTACACGCTCGAGCAAAAACGCTGGGACTCGCCGATCGAACACGCGATGCCCGAGCACTCCCGCGTCCCTGCCAGCTTCACCATCGGCAACGTCACCATCGCTCCAGCCACAGTGCTAGCCCCCATGGCCGGCGTCACCGACACCGTCTTCCGCCGATTCATCAAAAACGCCAGCCAGTTCACGCCTGAGTCCACCAGCACCGACGTCGAGACCACGCAATCGAACCAGCAATCCGGCTGCGGCCTCATCATGACGGAGTTCACCTCCGCCGACGGCCTCTCCCGCATGCGCGAGACCAAGCGCAAGCGCTACCTCACCTACTACGACGACGAGCACCCCATCTCCGCGCAGCTCTTCGGCTCCAACCCCGAGACCCTCGCCGACTCCGCACGCATCGTTCAGGACGCCGGCTTCGACCTCGTCGACCTTAACCTCGGCTGCCCCGCCAAGCGCGTAGTCGCCTGCAACGGCGGCTCCGGCCTCCTCCGCGACCTCCCGCAGATCGAGCGCATCTTCAAAGCCATCCGCAGCGCCGTCACCATCCCATTCACCGTCAAGTTCCGCATGGGTTGGAACGACCACCACATCGTCTGCGTCGAACTCGCCAAGCTGGCCGAAGACAACGGCCTAAACGCCTGCGCCCTCCACGCCCGCACCCGCGAAGACGGCTACACCGGCCAGGCCCGCTGGGAGTACATCGCCGCCGTCAAAGACGCCGTCAACATCCCCGTCATCGGCAACGGAGACATCCGCACCCCCGAAGACGCCGCCGCCATGGTCGAAGCCACCCACTGCGACGCCGTCATGATCGGCCGCACCGCCCCGGCAAACCCGTGGATCTTCCGCCAGATCGCCCAGTACACGGCCTCCAAGGAAGCCACCGGCATCGGCACCTACGATATCCCCACCAACGAAGACCGCTACCGCATGATCCGCACCTACTTCCAGATGCTGGTCGACGAGATCGCCATCGAAGAGGCCGCCGAAGCCGCCCGCGCCGCCGCCATCGAAGCCTCCGGCCAGATCGCCCGCGACCAACGCCACCGCGATTGCGTAGGCAAGATGAAGCAGTTCGCCAGCTGGTTCACCCACGGCGTCCCCGGCGGCGGCGCACTACGCAAACAAATCTTCGAATCCAAAAATGGCCCTGCCGTCCTCGACGCCATCGAACGCTTCTTCGAAGCCCAGTCTCACAACGCCGAATCCGAAAACGCAGCCATGGAACCCGACGAATCGCTCCTAACCTCTGCCGCATACTGCGACTAA
- a CDS encoding glycoside hydrolase domain-containing protein codes for MRLLITSLAFILIAAVTNAQQPLLNPSAGVSNDSYIGFDRNDYPGDSVLPTLRKHFAFTGYWLNNPPGEQQNTWAGKRDILLRNNFGFLVLFNGRLEAEINKAQKSGTAPTALGQKDAASAIAAAQREHFPAHTILFLDQEEGGRLEAPQSVYLFAWTEAIARSPYLPGAYVSGQPVPDAPGQTITTAQNIREEVAAKHLHPITLFIYQDSCPPSNGCTLHPPDITAAGTPNIAAWQYAQSPRRPEITRACAKTYAPNGNCYTPDLPNLHLDLSVSPSPDPSHGR; via the coding sequence ATGCGTCTGCTTATTACCAGTCTCGCCTTCATTCTCATTGCCGCGGTCACGAATGCGCAGCAACCGTTACTCAACCCAAGCGCAGGTGTTAGCAACGACAGCTACATCGGATTCGACCGCAACGACTACCCCGGCGACTCCGTCCTTCCCACCCTCCGCAAACACTTCGCCTTCACCGGCTACTGGCTCAACAACCCACCCGGCGAACAGCAGAACACCTGGGCCGGCAAGCGCGACATCCTACTCCGCAATAACTTCGGCTTCCTCGTCCTCTTCAACGGCCGCCTCGAAGCCGAAATCAACAAAGCCCAGAAGTCCGGAACCGCCCCCACGGCCCTCGGCCAAAAAGACGCCGCCTCAGCCATAGCCGCCGCCCAGCGCGAGCACTTCCCCGCCCACACCATCCTCTTCCTCGATCAGGAAGAAGGCGGCCGCCTCGAAGCCCCCCAATCCGTCTACCTCTTCGCCTGGACCGAAGCCATCGCCCGCTCACCCTACCTCCCCGGAGCCTACGTCAGCGGCCAACCCGTCCCCGACGCACCCGGCCAGACCATCACCACCGCCCAAAACATCCGCGAAGAAGTCGCCGCTAAACACCTCCACCCAATAACCCTCTTCATCTACCAGGACTCATGCCCACCCTCCAACGGCTGCACCCTCCACCCACCCGACATCACCGCCGCCGGAACCCCCAACATCGCCGCCTGGCAATACGCCCAATCCCCCCGCCGCCCCGAGATCACCCGCGCCTGCGCCAAAACCTACGCTCCCAACGGCAACTGCTACACCCCCGACCTCCCCAACCTCCACCTCGACCTAAGCGTCTCCCCCTCACCCGACCCTTCCCACGGCCGTTAA